Genomic window (Streptomyces sp. SLBN-31):
GTGACGGCGAGCACCACCGACCAGCGGCTGCTGGACGCGGGCGGCCCCTCGGACTGGGTGCACACCGACCCCTGGCGGGTGCTGCGCATCCAGTCGGAGTTCATCGAGGGCTTCGGCACCCTGGCCGAGCTCCCGCCCGCGATCAGCGTCTTCGGTTCGGCCCGCACACCCGTCGACTCGCCCGAGTACGAGGCGGGCGTGCGGCTGGGCAGCGCGCTCGTCGACGCCGGCTGGGCGGTCATCACCGGCGGCGGCCCGGGCGCCATGGAGGCGGCCAACAAGGGCGCCTGCGAGGCGGGCGGCACCTCGGTGGGCCTCGGTATCGAGCTCCCCTTCGAACAGGGCCTCAACCCCTACGTCGACATCGGCCTGAACTTCCGCTACTTCTTCGTCCGGAAGATGATGTTCGTCAAGTACGCGCAGGGCTTCGTCGTCCTGCCCGGCGGCCTCGGCACCCTCGACGAACTCTTCGAGGCCCTCACCCTCGTCCAGACCCAGAAGGTCACCCGCTTCCCCATCGTCCTGTTCGGCACCGAGTACTGGGGCGGCCTCGTCGACTGGCTGAAGAACACCCTGATCGCCCAGGGCAAGGCCTCCGAAGCGGACCTGCTCCTCTTCCACGTGACGGACGAGGTGGAGGAGGCCGTGGCCCTGGTGTCCAAGGAGGCGGGCCGCTAGAGCGTGTGTCGAGCGGGGGCTACGCCAGCCCCCGCCGGGCCACCGCGGGCGGGCGGTGCCCCGCGATCGACGCCACCATGTCCAGCACCTGGCGGGTCTCCGCGACCTCGTGCACCCGGTACACCTGCGCCCCCAGCCACGCGGAGACGGCGGTGGTGGCCAGCGTGCCCACCACCCGCTCCTTCACCGGCTTGTCCAGCGTCTCGCCCACGAAGTCCTTGTTGGACAGCGACACGAGCACCGGCCAGCCGGTGTCGACCATCTCGCCCAGCCGCCGCGTCGCCTCCAGGCTGTGCCGCGTGTTCTTGCCGAAGTCGTGCCCGGGATCGATCAGCACGGACTCCCGCGGCACCCCCAGGGCCACCGCCCGCTCCGCCAGCCCGAGCGTCACCCCCAGGATGTCCGCCATGACGTCGTCGTACGTCACCCGGTGCGGCCGCGTCCGGGGCTGCGCGCCCCCCGCG
Coding sequences:
- the folP gene encoding dihydropteroate synthase, yielding MLRLGGREFGAHEPVIMAIVNRTPDSFYDQGATFLDEPALARVEHAVAEGAAIVDIGGVKAGPGEEVTAEEEARRTVGFVAEVRRRFPDVVISVDTWRAEVGEAVCEAGADLLNDAWGGVDPGLAEVAARYGVGLVCTHAGGAQPRTRPHRVTYDDVMADILGVTLGLAERAVALGVPRESVLIDPGHDFGKNTRHSLEATRRLGEMVDTGWPVLVSLSNKDFVGETLDKPVKERVVGTLATTAVSAWLGAQVYRVHEVAETRQVLDMVASIAGHRPPAVARRGLA
- a CDS encoding TIGR00730 family Rossman fold protein; the encoded protein is MATGNPEGKKVPPHEQRLGPVLRRRGQVTASTTDQRLLDAGGPSDWVHTDPWRVLRIQSEFIEGFGTLAELPPAISVFGSARTPVDSPEYEAGVRLGSALVDAGWAVITGGGPGAMEAANKGACEAGGTSVGLGIELPFEQGLNPYVDIGLNFRYFFVRKMMFVKYAQGFVVLPGGLGTLDELFEALTLVQTQKVTRFPIVLFGTEYWGGLVDWLKNTLIAQGKASEADLLLFHVTDEVEEAVALVSKEAGR